Genomic DNA from Fusobacterium sp. DD2:
CCAAGGAGATTTATTATAGTATGAGCATATGCTGCTCTTCTAGCATTTACATTGGCATGCAAAGTAGCCAAAATAGCTGTTATTGTTGTTCCTACGTTCTCTCCTAACACAAGTGCAACTGCTGTTCTATAGTCTATAAGTCCTTGTCCTGCTAAAGTAATAGTAATACCTAAAGTTGCAGATGAAGATTGCACAACTGCAGTAATTAAAGCTCCAACTGCAGCAACTTTTATTACACCAAAATATGTATTTGCTGAGAACATACCAAACATGCTTACAAATTCAGGCATAGATCTTACAGGTTTTAATCCATTACTCATAAGTTCAAGACCTAAGAAAATCATTCCAAGTCCCATAACAGTTAAGGCTCTTGTTTTTGCTTTATCACTTTTTAAAAACATATGAGCTATAGCTGCAGCTCCTACGATTGGTAACCCATATTTACCAACATTTAAAGCCAGAATCCAACCAGTAACTGTAGTACCTATGTTAGCTCCAAATATTACTCCTAAAGCCTGTTTTAATGTCAATAAAGAAGCGTTAACAAATCCTATTGTCATAACAGTACTTACAGATGATGACTGTACAAGCATTGTTATTCCAATACCGACAAGAATAGCAACAACCCTATTGGTAGTCAACACAGCCAAAAACTTTTTAAGTCTTCTTCCAGCTAATTTTTGCATTCCTGAAGACATGTTATCCATTCCATAAAGGAAAATTCCAAGACCTCCAAGAACATTAAAAATTATTTCTAGATACATTTTCCCTCCTAAAAAACTAGAATTACGACTCCAAATCTATTTAAAAAAATACATTTTTAAACCAAGGCGTCATTTTATTATAATATTATATCCAATAAAATTCAAGTTTTTTAAATTTTGAGAGATTTTATACCAAATTTTTGCTAACTTCTCTACAATTGTTTCTCTTTATATACACTTTATTATTTTTTCAAATCTTTTAAAGTTTTTTCCAATGCTCCTAAAGTATAGTCAATTCTATAGAAACGTGAGTTTTCTCCCATATGTCCAATACGAAGCACTTTGTCTGCAAGGTATCCATAAGATTTTCCAAGCATTACTTCATATTTTTCAAGCATATGTTTATATATCTCATTAAGGTCATATCCTTCTGGAATACAGAAAGCTGTAACTGTTGGAGAATATCCTCCTTTTAAATATAGGTCAAATCCCATTTCCATAAGTCTGCTTCTAGTTGTTTCAGCACTTATGTAGTGTCTTTCGATAATCTTATCAAGACCCTCTTCAAACATATTGTCTACTGCTGTACTTAAAGCTACTATATCTGCAATTGGCATAGTGTATGGGAAGAATTTTTCCTTTACACAGTTTCTCCAGTATGAAAGGTTACAGTAGAAAGATGGAATAGGTGTCTTTCTGTTTTCAATAGCTTTCCATGCATCATCACTTATAGCCATAATTGTAAGTCCTGTATTTGATGAAAGTACTTTTTGGCTTGCTCCTAGAGCAATATCAATTCCCCATTCATCAACTTTTACTTCAG
This window encodes:
- a CDS encoding alanine--glyoxylate aminotransferase family protein, with the translated sequence MKKANYIMMTPGPTMVRENVTHTYTHYYGNSDFDENFFEFYGKVCKKVGKIWGAKKAQNIIMCGEGMLGLDSACASLTEKGDKVLVLSNGIYGKGFKELIENYGGEVTLFESDDKDAIDKDKLRVFLEQHKDEGFKYATVVHCDTPSGVLNDIKDICKTLKSMGIMTVVDTVSAFGGTEVKVDEWGIDIALGASQKVLSSNTGLTIMAISDDAWKAIENRKTPIPSFYCNLSYWRNCVKEKFFPYTMPIADIVALSTAVDNMFEEGLDKIIERHYISAETTRSRLMEMGFDLYLKGGYSPTVTAFCIPEGYDLNEIYKHMLEKYEVMLGKSYGYLADKVLRIGHMGENSRFYRIDYTLGALEKTLKDLKK